GCACAGGATGATGTGATCCTCGTGGCAGACAGCGGCCAGTCGATCAGATTTACCGTCGATAAGCTGCGCACTGCCTCGCGGACCAGCGGAGGGGTTCGTGGCATAAACCTCAAGCGAGGGGACAAAGTAGTATCAATGGGCGTTATTCTCCCCAAGACTTTCCTGCTCACGGTTACGGCCAACGGATACGGCAAACGCACCCCGGTTGAGGAGTATCGGCTACAGCTTCGCGGTGGCGGAGGGATGCGCGCCCACCACGTAAACGAGAAGACCGGTTTAGTAGTGGATGCCGCCATTGTTGATCTCTCTCACCAATTGATGGTAACCACCAAAAATGGAACCATCATCAGGATGCCGCTGAAGGGTATATCGCGATTGGGGCGGGACACTCAGGGGGTGAAGACCATCAGACTCACCCATGGTGATGCTGTAGCTTCGATTGCCGTGATCAGTGAACCGACAATTGACCCCACTCCCCCTGTCCTAACGAACGGTGATTCGCCGGAAATAACTGCTGGCTAAGATTCAGAGACGGATTTCATCTCACTCCGGCATTCGTGGAGGAGAAGATTGAATAAGAAGCCAAGTGTTCTCATCAGTAGAGAGCAGTTAACCCAGCGAGTCTCAGAGTTGGCTGCTCAGATCCAGCAGGACTATCGCCACAAGAATCCGCTGCTGGTTTGCGTCCTCAAAGGCGGGTTCATTTTCATGGCGGACCTGGTGAGATCTCTGGACATGCCGGTTGAAATTGAGTTTCTCCGGATCTTCAGCTATGGGTCAGGAACAGAAAGCTCCGGCAAAGTCGAGGTTGTTCAAGGGCTAAAGGCCAATATTGAAGGCCGGGACATCCTGGTGGTTGAAGACATTGTCGATACCGGCCTCAGCATGTGTTTTGTCCTCGATTTCCTGAAGCAAAGGAGCCCTGCCTCTGTGAAGATCTGCGCCTTACTGGATAAGCCATCAAAAAGGAGGTCCGAGGTTTGCATCGATTACCTGGGATTCACCGTCCCCGATAAGTTTGTTGTGGGTTATGGCCTCGACATCGATGAACAGTACCGCTATCTGCCCGAAGTCTGCTGCATCGAGGAGGACTAAAATGGATATCCAGGGCTTACTGGCGGTAGCTCGAGGCGATGCTCCTGCCGATATCCTGTTGGCCAATGCCCGGATGGTGAACACGTTCACCGCCACGATCGAGTCAGCCAATGTGGCGATTTACCGGAATCGAATCGCAGGGGTTGGCGATTACCAAAAAGGCAAGGAAACCATCGATCTCAAGGGGAAATACCTCATCCCCGGCCTGATTGACGGCCATATTCATCTGGAGAGTTCCCATCTGAGTCCCGCCGAATATGCTAAGGCCGTCGTTCCCAGAGGCGTCCTGGCCGTTGTCACCGATTTCCATGAGATCGCCAACGTCTGCGGTGCGGCGGG
This window of the Dehalococcoidia bacterium genome carries:
- the hpt gene encoding hypoxanthine phosphoribosyltransferase; translation: MNKKPSVLISREQLTQRVSELAAQIQQDYRHKNPLLVCVLKGGFIFMADLVRSLDMPVEIEFLRIFSYGSGTESSGKVEVVQGLKANIEGRDILVVEDIVDTGLSMCFVLDFLKQRSPASVKICALLDKPSKRRSEVCIDYLGFTVPDKFVVGYGLDIDEQYRYLPEVCCIEED